In the genome of Fusobacterium necrogenes, one region contains:
- a CDS encoding pyridoxal phosphate-dependent aminotransferase, translating to MIAKDLGERKLVDKVFSVAKKAKDAMAELGEEKVVNATIGSLYDETGKLVVLDTAMKVYKELPPEEIAGYASAFTGAPEYKESVKISLFGRDYKEFLKGHYVEVLATPGGTGAISNSIKNYLGHGDTLLLPKWLWSPYILMAKEKNGDCDFYTLFNEENRFDLVDFKERVEKLAKKQDNVVIIINDPCQNPTGYRLTIEEWKEIRKILISASEEANIILILDVAYIDFDDRSFEERREYLETFKNLPEKVLTIFTFSLSKALTSYGMRVGAQIALSTSESVVKEFYEANSFSCRSTWSNISRGGMKMFSEIILDEEKSFRLEKEREFYRNLIKERADIFISEAKECGLDILPYVSGFFLTIPTGKYTPKVEELLEKNHIYTVILDEGIRIAVCSITKERIKGLAKRIKVIYDEVISLSE from the coding sequence ATGATAGCAAAAGACTTGGGAGAGAGAAAATTAGTAGATAAGGTATTTAGTGTGGCTAAAAAGGCTAAGGATGCTATGGCAGAATTAGGAGAGGAGAAAGTAGTTAATGCTACTATTGGTTCACTCTATGATGAAACTGGTAAATTGGTAGTATTAGATACAGCTATGAAGGTGTATAAAGAGTTACCACCAGAAGAGATAGCTGGATATGCTTCTGCTTTTACAGGAGCACCTGAGTATAAGGAGAGTGTAAAAATCTCTCTATTTGGTAGAGACTATAAAGAGTTTTTAAAAGGACACTATGTAGAGGTACTTGCTACTCCTGGAGGAACTGGAGCTATCAGTAATAGTATAAAAAATTATTTAGGTCATGGAGATACACTGTTACTTCCTAAATGGTTGTGGAGTCCATATATTTTAATGGCTAAGGAGAAAAATGGAGATTGTGATTTCTATACTCTATTTAATGAAGAGAATAGATTTGATTTAGTTGATTTTAAAGAAAGAGTAGAAAAATTAGCTAAGAAACAGGATAACGTGGTAATAATTATCAATGACCCTTGCCAAAATCCTACTGGGTATAGATTGACAATAGAGGAGTGGAAAGAGATTAGAAAAATTTTAATCTCTGCTTCTGAAGAGGCTAATATTATACTTATTCTTGATGTGGCTTATATTGATTTTGATGATAGAAGTTTTGAGGAGAGAAGAGAGTATTTAGAAACTTTTAAAAATCTTCCAGAAAAAGTACTTACAATATTTACATTTAGTTTATCAAAGGCTCTAACAAGTTATGGAATGAGAGTGGGAGCCCAAATTGCTCTATCAACATCAGAAAGTGTAGTAAAAGAGTTTTATGAAGCTAACTCTTTTTCATGCCGTTCTACTTGGTCCAATATCTCAAGAGGTGGAATGAAAATGTTTAGCGAGATTATTTTAGACGAAGAAAAAAGTTTTAGATTAGAAAAAGAGAGAGAGTTTTATAGAAATCTTATTAAAGAGAGAGCAGATATATTTATAAGTGAAGCTAAAGAGTGCGGACTAGATATATTGCCATATGTAAGTGGATTCTTCTTAACTATCCCAACTGGTAAATATACTCCAAAGGTAGAGGAGTTATTGGAGAAAAATCATATATATACAGTTATATTAGATGAGGGAATAAGGATAGCAGTATGTAGTATAACTAAAGAAAGAATAAAAGGGCTTGCTAAGAGAATAAAAGTTATATATGATGAAGTTATAAGTTTATCCGAGTAG
- a CDS encoding thymidine kinase, with protein sequence MGKFVFYYSVVGARKSAELILTAHRNLIAGKKVAVFQPATNTRDGGKIKSRALKEGMDATILNHDFNLYTWWLENKPNLILIDEIQFITKIQVNDLIKIIRDSKTLVFGYGLMSNFMGELFDTVSYMLPFVTKIVEIPTVCEVCGDAKATMNILVDKSQNKNSGEIIIGNHFKGVCLKCFLEHKENNK encoded by the coding sequence ATGGGTAAATTTGTCTTTTATTATTCAGTAGTAGGAGCCAGAAAAAGCGCGGAGCTAATCCTTACTGCTCATAGAAATTTAATAGCTGGAAAAAAGGTAGCCGTATTTCAACCAGCCACAAATACTAGAGATGGAGGAAAAATAAAAAGTAGAGCATTAAAAGAAGGAATGGACGCTACCATTCTTAACCATGATTTTAATCTTTACACTTGGTGGCTCGAAAATAAACCTAATCTTATCTTAATAGACGAAATCCAATTTATAACTAAAATACAAGTTAATGATTTAATTAAAATAATTAGAGATTCTAAAACATTGGTCTTTGGTTACGGTCTTATGTCAAACTTTATGGGTGAATTATTTGATACTGTTTCTTATATGCTTCCATTTGTTACTAAAATTGTAGAAATCCCAACTGTATGTGAAGTATGTGGAGATGCTAAAGCTACTATGAATATTCTAGTTGATAAAAGTCAAAATAAAAATAGTGGGGAGATAATTATAGGAAATCACTTTAAAGGTGTTTGTTTAAAATGTTTTTTAGAACATAAAGAAAATAATAAATAA
- a CDS encoding DJ-1/PfpI family protein, with protein sequence MKKILLIISEGTELLEIAPFTDIFGWNNIVGKKNTFLKTAGFHHIISNTWNLKIIPEINLTNENFIVNDYDALIIPGGFGFKGFFEDMKQIEFQNIIKEFNKQNKIIVGICTGVIPLGEAGILKNLKATTYLHDNNRYFNQLQKYGAIAVREEIVKDKNIITCSSPKNAIEVAFLLLSLLTNKENMKKVKYNMGFL encoded by the coding sequence ATGAAAAAAATTTTATTAATAATTTCAGAAGGTACTGAATTACTTGAGATTGCGCCATTTACTGATATTTTTGGTTGGAATAACATAGTCGGAAAAAAGAACACTTTTTTGAAAACAGCAGGATTTCATCACATAATTTCCAATACTTGGAATCTCAAAATTATTCCAGAGATAAACTTAACAAATGAAAATTTTATTGTCAATGATTACGATGCTCTAATTATTCCGGGTGGATTTGGCTTCAAAGGTTTTTTTGAAGATATGAAACAAATAGAATTTCAAAATATAATTAAAGAATTTAATAAACAAAATAAGATTATTGTAGGTATTTGTACAGGAGTCATTCCATTGGGAGAAGCAGGGATATTAAAAAATCTCAAAGCTACAACATATCTTCATGATAACAATAGATACTTCAATCAACTTCAAAAATATGGAGCTATAGCAGTTAGAGAAGAAATTGTAAAAGATAAAAATATTATTACCTGCTCTTCTCCTAAAAACGCTATCGAAGTAGCATTTTTATTACTTTCCCTTTTAACAAATAAGGAAAATATGAAAAAAGTAAAATATAATATGGGTTTTTTATAG
- a CDS encoding SDR family NAD(P)-dependent oxidoreductase encodes MKLLITGATGGMGEEIIKIFRKNSYEVIALGRDRKILKRLEENYQVKSYSINIKDEVEIDKFLEDIKDEKIDVVINGAGIGEIDYFENMEYDKIKKLIEINSVALTKITHHFYKKMVERGSGKIINISSTAGFQEGGPLMSIYYGTKAYVNSLTLSLYEEGREKGVEIYLLTPGPTKTKFKGMDRELSKFEKIYVTTPEEVAVELWKGVERKKKIIIPGKINKILYFIDKFIPLKVKLKSIKKIQEKKIKK; translated from the coding sequence ATGAAACTTTTAATTACAGGTGCTACTGGAGGAATGGGAGAGGAGATTATAAAAATCTTTAGAAAAAATAGTTATGAAGTTATTGCTTTAGGTAGAGATAGAAAGATATTAAAAAGATTGGAGGAAAATTATCAAGTTAAATCCTATTCTATAAATATAAAAGATGAAGTGGAGATAGATAAATTTTTAGAAGATATAAAAGATGAAAAGATAGATGTAGTTATAAATGGAGCTGGGATAGGAGAGATAGATTATTTTGAAAATATGGAGTATGATAAAATAAAAAAGCTTATAGAGATAAATAGTGTTGCTCTAACTAAAATTACTCATCATTTTTATAAAAAAATGGTAGAGAGGGGCAGTGGAAAAATAATAAATATCTCATCTACTGCAGGTTTTCAAGAGGGAGGTCCTCTTATGAGTATATATTATGGAACAAAGGCTTATGTAAACTCTCTCACTCTGTCTCTTTATGAAGAGGGAAGAGAAAAAGGTGTAGAGATATATCTTTTAACTCCTGGTCCGACTAAAACAAAATTTAAAGGAATGGACAGGGAACTGTCAAAATTTGAAAAAATCTATGTAACTACTCCAGAAGAGGTGGCAGTAGAATTATGGAAGGGAGTAGAGAGAAAAAAGAAGATTATAATTCCAGGAAAAATTAATAAAATTTTATATTTTATTGACAAATTTATTCCATTAAAAGTAAAATTAAAGTCAATAAAAAAAATTCAAGAAAAAAAGATAAAAAAATAG
- a CDS encoding YitT family protein translates to MSSKILNYLKEYIVITIGCFFYGVSINYFFITNHLAEGGVAGICLILYYLFKLPVGITYFVINIPLLIIAWKLLGKDFLFKTLYGTACLSFIIILTEGWKGPNSDIMLGSIYGGVFIGVGLGLIFVVNGSTGGTDIIARILNKYFNISLGATMLFLDIVILGIAAIFFGKEIVMYTLIAMMIVSKTIDYFQDGYTKSKGITIISTKTEEIRVRIMNETGRGITIIKGQGGFTRNEMDLLFCVVSKFEVIKVKTIVKEIDNFAFLTISDVSEVLGEGFKSLYHSK, encoded by the coding sequence GTGAGTTCTAAAATTTTAAATTATTTAAAAGAATATATAGTAATTACAATAGGATGTTTTTTTTACGGAGTTTCTATTAATTATTTTTTTATAACAAATCATTTAGCTGAGGGAGGTGTGGCTGGAATATGTCTAATTCTATATTACTTATTCAAATTACCAGTTGGAATAACATATTTTGTAATAAATATACCTCTTCTTATTATAGCGTGGAAATTATTAGGTAAGGATTTTTTATTTAAAACTCTTTATGGGACAGCTTGTTTATCATTTATAATAATTCTTACTGAGGGTTGGAAAGGACCAAATAGTGATATAATGCTAGGCTCAATATATGGTGGAGTTTTTATTGGAGTAGGTTTGGGTCTTATTTTTGTAGTGAATGGGTCAACTGGTGGAACTGATATAATAGCTCGTATATTGAATAAATATTTTAATATTTCACTAGGGGCTACAATGTTATTTTTAGATATTGTAATTTTAGGGATTGCGGCTATTTTTTTTGGAAAAGAGATAGTTATGTATACCTTAATAGCTATGATGATAGTCTCTAAAACAATAGATTATTTTCAAGATGGATATACAAAATCAAAGGGAATTACTATTATTTCAACAAAAACTGAAGAGATAAGAGTCAGAATAATGAATGAAACTGGGAGAGGAATAACCATTATAAAAGGTCAAGGGGGATTCACTAGAAATGAGATGGATTTACTTTTTTGTGTTGTGAGTAAATTTGAAGTAATTAAGGTTAAAACAATAGTAAAAGAAATAGATAACTTTGCTTTTTTAACAATATCAGATGTTTCAGAAGTTTTAGGAGAAGGATTTAAGTCACTATATCATTCTAAATAA
- a CDS encoding DUF368 domain-containing protein, whose amino-acid sequence MVQLFLKGIIIGIANIMPGVSGGTLAVIMGVYDKLTEAIGNFLTVPVKKKIEYIKFLLQIGSGAAIGIILFARVIEFCFTNYPRATAGGFSLLILPSIPYIIKGENKKDKKNIFFFCLGALFTLGFVYADYKFGKDSGVTELATVVTTSYTLKLFACGGLAAGAMIIPGISGSLLLLMLGEYYNILGFINKFFSNLINITGYSSISEIITNLYILPLTAFGLGVLIGLVLIAKLINILLQKYRSVTLFFITGIIVVSILQIWLNLYK is encoded by the coding sequence ATGGTGCAACTTTTTTTGAAAGGAATTATAATAGGAATTGCTAATATCATGCCTGGAGTTTCTGGAGGAACATTAGCAGTAATAATGGGAGTATATGATAAACTTACAGAGGCAATAGGAAATTTTCTTACTGTTCCTGTTAAGAAAAAAATAGAGTACATAAAATTTTTGTTACAAATAGGAAGTGGAGCAGCTATTGGAATAATTTTATTTGCAAGAGTAATAGAATTTTGTTTTACTAATTACCCAAGGGCTACTGCTGGAGGATTTAGTTTACTGATTCTTCCGTCTATTCCATATATTATAAAAGGAGAAAATAAAAAAGACAAAAAGAATATTTTCTTCTTCTGTTTAGGTGCTTTGTTTACTTTAGGATTTGTATATGCTGATTATAAATTTGGAAAAGATAGTGGAGTAACGGAATTGGCTACAGTAGTCACTACAAGTTATACTTTAAAACTTTTTGCTTGTGGTGGACTTGCTGCAGGAGCTATGATTATTCCAGGAATATCTGGTTCACTTTTACTTCTTATGTTGGGAGAATATTATAATATTTTAGGATTTATCAATAAATTCTTCTCGAATCTTATAAATATTACAGGTTATTCTTCAATAAGTGAGATAATCACAAATTTATATATACTACCTTTGACAGCTTTTGGATTGGGAGTATTGATAGGCCTTGTTCTAATAGCTAAGCTTATAAATATACTTCTCCAAAAATATAGAAGTGTAACACTGTTTTTTATAACTGGGATAATAGTTGTATCAATTTTACAAATTTGGTTAAATCTATATAAATAA
- a CDS encoding histidine triad nucleotide-binding protein, producing the protein MASIFTKIINREIPADIVYENDKVIAFKDINPAAPIHILVVPKKEIPTINDIKPEDKDLLWEIYLSIAHITKELGIAEEGYRIISNCNKFGGQEIFHLHFHILGGKMLGALLSK; encoded by the coding sequence ATGGCAAGTATTTTTACAAAAATAATTAATAGAGAGATTCCAGCTGATATTGTATATGAAAATGATAAAGTAATAGCTTTTAAAGATATCAATCCAGCTGCTCCCATACATATATTAGTAGTACCTAAGAAAGAAATTCCCACTATAAATGATATCAAACCTGAAGATAAGGACCTTCTATGGGAAATATATCTTTCTATTGCTCACATAACTAAAGAATTAGGAATTGCTGAAGAAGGCTATAGAATTATTAGTAATTGTAATAAATTTGGAGGACAAGAGATTTTTCACTTACATTTTCACATCCTAGGAGGTAAAATGTTAGGAGCTTTATTAAGTAAATAA
- a CDS encoding DUF5684 domain-containing protein gives MVNLIIYIILVAGMWKMFEKAGIDGWKAIIPIYNIYLETVYIAKKEWWYVILYLIPIVNIFAIIKLHLEIAKNFRVSSPLAFSLGLTLLPFIFYPILGFSEYKFINSNLIEK, from the coding sequence ATGGTAAATTTAATTATTTATATTATCTTAGTAGCCGGTATGTGGAAAATGTTTGAAAAGGCAGGAATAGATGGTTGGAAAGCAATAATCCCTATTTATAATATTTATTTAGAAACTGTATATATAGCAAAGAAAGAGTGGTGGTATGTAATTCTTTATCTTATACCAATAGTTAATATTTTTGCTATAATAAAACTTCATCTGGAAATAGCTAAAAATTTTAGAGTTTCATCTCCTCTTGCTTTTTCATTGGGATTAACTCTTTTACCATTTATATTTTATCCAATATTAGGTTTTAGTGAATATAAATTTATTAATAGTAATCTTATAGAAAAATGA
- a CDS encoding FKBP-type peptidyl-prolyl cis-trans isomerase encodes MKVIKNNVITLEFKVYDNDTDELLENTKDVGPFFYIHGKGQFVPKVEKILEGKEKGFTTTIMISPEEGYGNYNEELIEEMNKSDFIEFDDIYEGMEFIADMDDGTEQQYVITSINDDIVIADGNHPFAGKNLRFEVEVTGIREATVKELEHGHVHFHGFEGEE; translated from the coding sequence ATGAAAGTCATAAAAAATAATGTGATAACTCTTGAGTTCAAAGTCTATGATAATGATACTGATGAACTTTTAGAAAATACAAAAGATGTAGGCCCTTTTTTCTATATACATGGAAAAGGCCAGTTTGTTCCTAAAGTTGAAAAAATTTTAGAAGGAAAAGAAAAAGGATTTACTACTACAATTATGATCTCTCCTGAAGAGGGATATGGAAATTATAATGAAGAACTTATTGAAGAAATGAATAAATCTGATTTTATCGAGTTCGATGATATATATGAAGGTATGGAATTTATAGCTGATATGGATGACGGAACTGAACAACAATATGTTATTACCTCTATAAATGATGATATAGTAATTGCTGATGGTAATCATCCTTTTGCTGGGAAAAATCTTAGATTTGAAGTTGAAGTTACAGGAATAAGAGAAGCTACTGTTAAAGAATTGGAACATGGCCATGTTCATTTTCATGGTTTTGAAGGTGAGGAATAA
- a CDS encoding beta-class carbonic anhydrase — MELKNNLKEILKFNKEFVEGREYEKYNTTKYPDKKIAILSCMDTRLTELLPKALNLKNGDAKIIKNAGGTIIHPFGSAMRSLLICVYEFDIEEIFIVGHYDCGVSSMDTDKVIKKMIEKGINIQTLDTLSRAGIKVKKWLHGFDCVEESVKESVAKVKNHPLMPENIAIHGLIMDPLTGRLDVEINGFDYI; from the coding sequence ATGGAATTAAAAAACAACCTAAAAGAAATTTTAAAATTTAATAAAGAGTTTGTTGAAGGTAGAGAGTATGAAAAATATAATACTACAAAATATCCAGATAAAAAAATTGCAATACTTTCTTGCATGGATACAAGACTTACAGAATTATTACCCAAGGCCTTAAATTTGAAAAATGGAGATGCTAAAATTATAAAAAATGCTGGTGGGACAATAATTCATCCATTTGGAAGTGCTATGAGAAGTCTACTTATATGTGTGTATGAGTTTGATATCGAAGAAATATTTATAGTAGGTCATTATGATTGTGGTGTTAGTAGTATGGATACGGATAAAGTGATTAAGAAAATGATAGAGAAAGGAATAAACATACAGACTCTTGATACTCTTTCTCGTGCTGGAATAAAAGTAAAAAAATGGTTACATGGATTTGATTGTGTTGAAGAATCAGTAAAGGAAAGTGTAGCAAAAGTAAAAAATCATCCACTTATGCCAGAAAATATTGCGATACATGGATTAATAATGGATCCATTAACTGGGAGATTAGATGTCGAAATCAATGGATTTGATTATATATAA
- the rpiB gene encoding ribose 5-phosphate isomerase B produces MKIALGADHGGFELKEKIKVHLFKKGYEILDLGTNSTSSVDYPRFGHAVGYAVSNKNVDYGIVICGTGIGISIAANKIPGVRAALCTNTTMARLTREHNDANVLALGARIIGDVLAFEMVDIFLTTNFEGGRHSSRVNSIETI; encoded by the coding sequence ATGAAAATAGCTTTAGGTGCTGATCATGGTGGATTTGAATTAAAAGAAAAAATAAAAGTTCATTTATTTAAAAAGGGATATGAAATATTAGATTTAGGAACTAACTCAACTTCTTCTGTTGATTATCCAAGGTTTGGACATGCTGTAGGATATGCTGTCTCTAATAAAAATGTAGACTATGGAATAGTAATATGTGGTACAGGTATTGGAATTTCTATTGCAGCTAATAAAATTCCTGGTGTAAGAGCAGCTCTTTGTACAAATACAACCATGGCAAGACTTACAAGAGAGCACAATGATGCTAATGTACTAGCATTAGGTGCTAGAATAATAGGAGATGTTCTTGCCTTTGAAATGGTTGATATTTTTCTTACAACTAATTTTGAAGGTGGAAGGCATTCTAGTAGAGTAAATTCTATTGAAACTATTTAA
- a CDS encoding aminotransferase class I/II-fold pyridoxal phosphate-dependent enzyme has product MSKLDQNKTPLFSILKDVYVGRDILPFHVPGHKRGKGVDKEFYDFMGNGPFSIDVTIFKMVDGLHQPKSCIKEAQELAADAYGVKKSFFAVNGTSGAIQAMIMSVVKAGEKILVPRNVHKSVSAGIILSGSEPIYMNPEVDEELGIAHGVRPQTVENMLKQHPDIKAVLIINPTYYGIATDIKKIADIVHSYDIPLIVDEAHGPHLHFHDDLPISAVDAGADICTQSTHKIIGAMTQMSLLHVNSDRVDINRVKQILSLLHTTSPSYPLMASLDCARRQIATEGTELLDKAIKLARRFRTEVNRIPGIFCFGEEIVGKEGVFAFDPTKITVTAKELGLTGAELESILTEKYNIQMELSDFYNVLGLVTIGDTDESIDKLINALKDISEKYYAKGNKLKREFLKMPPIPEQVLIPREAFYSEKNKILFAESEGKICGEMIMAYPPGIPVITPGERISTEIIEYINDLRDAELHVQGMEDPELVTINVIEEEDAVYLYTEKMKSKMFGVPMNLGANKAGIEFGIDVLCENYPDTFDEIEVINIEKQKENFNEWNLKYKNTILNTCEKLAVSVNEAVRDGYRPIIIGGDHSIALGSISGVSLEKEIGVVWIDAHGDMNTDESTISGNIHGMPLALLQGAGDRDLVNCFYEGAKIDSKNVVILGARDLDFKEREVIDQLGVKVIYHDEVLQKGLDRVLEEIQEYLKVDNLHISFDVDSVNPELAPGVSTPVRNGFTTDEIFQTFKFLFKNYFVTSVDIVEFNPVNDKNNKTLDFVNELTEYVVNPDY; this is encoded by the coding sequence ATGTCAAAGCTAGACCAAAATAAGACTCCACTATTCTCTATATTAAAGGATGTATATGTAGGAAGAGACATACTTCCATTTCATGTACCAGGACATAAAAGAGGGAAAGGTGTGGATAAAGAATTTTATGATTTTATGGGAAATGGTCCTTTTTCAATTGATGTTACTATATTTAAGATGGTAGATGGGTTACATCAACCGAAAAGTTGTATAAAGGAAGCACAGGAATTAGCGGCTGATGCATATGGTGTTAAAAAAAGTTTTTTTGCAGTAAATGGAACATCAGGAGCTATTCAAGCTATGATTATGTCTGTAGTGAAAGCTGGCGAAAAAATATTGGTACCAAGAAACGTACATAAATCAGTATCTGCTGGAATTATACTAAGTGGTTCAGAACCAATATATATGAATCCAGAAGTAGATGAAGAATTAGGGATAGCTCATGGTGTAAGACCTCAAACTGTTGAAAATATGTTGAAGCAACATCCTGATATTAAAGCTGTACTAATAATTAATCCAACTTATTATGGAATAGCTACAGATATAAAAAAGATAGCTGATATAGTTCATAGTTATGATATACCCTTGATAGTTGATGAAGCTCATGGGCCACATTTACATTTTCATGATGACTTACCTATTTCTGCTGTAGATGCTGGAGCGGATATATGTACGCAAAGTACACATAAAATAATTGGTGCTATGACTCAGATGTCATTACTTCATGTTAATTCTGATAGAGTAGATATAAATAGAGTAAAACAAATTTTAAGCTTATTACACACAACATCTCCATCATATCCTTTAATGGCATCATTAGATTGTGCTAGAAGGCAGATAGCAACAGAAGGAACTGAATTATTAGATAAAGCTATAAAACTTGCAAGGCGTTTTAGGACGGAAGTAAACAGAATTCCAGGAATATTTTGTTTTGGAGAAGAAATAGTAGGAAAAGAAGGAGTATTTGCTTTTGATCCGACCAAAATAACTGTTACAGCTAAAGAATTAGGTCTTACTGGTGCAGAATTAGAGAGTATATTGACAGAAAAATACAATATACAAATGGAATTATCTGATTTTTATAATGTTTTAGGATTGGTAACTATCGGAGACACAGATGAAAGTATTGATAAACTTATTAATGCTTTAAAAGATATAAGCGAAAAATATTATGCTAAAGGGAATAAATTAAAAAGAGAATTTTTAAAGATGCCTCCTATTCCAGAACAGGTATTAATACCAAGAGAAGCTTTTTATAGTGAAAAAAATAAGATATTATTCGCAGAAAGTGAAGGAAAAATTTGTGGTGAAATGATAATGGCATATCCCCCAGGAATTCCTGTAATAACACCTGGAGAAAGGATTTCTACTGAAATTATAGAGTATATTAATGATCTAAGAGATGCAGAGCTTCATGTCCAAGGAATGGAAGATCCGGAACTAGTAACCATTAATGTAATAGAAGAAGAAGATGCTGTATATTTATATACAGAAAAAATGAAAAGTAAGATGTTTGGTGTTCCAATGAATCTAGGAGCAAATAAAGCAGGAATTGAATTTGGTATAGATGTGCTATGTGAAAATTACCCTGATACCTTTGATGAAATAGAAGTTATAAATATTGAAAAGCAAAAAGAAAATTTTAACGAATGGAATTTAAAATATAAAAATACTATTTTAAATACTTGTGAAAAACTTGCTGTTTCTGTAAATGAAGCGGTTAGAGACGGATATAGACCAATAATAATTGGTGGAGATCACTCGATAGCTTTAGGAAGTATATCTGGAGTATCATTAGAAAAAGAGATTGGAGTAGTTTGGATAGATGCCCATGGGGATATGAATACTGATGAATCAACTATATCTGGGAACATTCATGGGATGCCACTTGCATTATTACAAGGTGCTGGAGATAGAGATTTGGTAAATTGTTTTTACGAAGGAGCTAAAATTGATAGTAAAAATGTAGTAATATTAGGTGCTAGAGATTTAGACTTTAAAGAAAGAGAAGTGATAGATCAATTAGGTGTCAAGGTAATTTATCATGATGAAGTATTACAAAAAGGCCTAGATAGAGTATTAGAAGAAATACAAGAGTATTTAAAAGTAGATAATTTACATATCAGTTTTGATGTAGATTCTGTAAATCCAGAATTGGCTCCAGGAGTTAGTACTCCAGTGAGAAATGGATTTACTACTGATGAAATATTTCAAACTTTCAAATTTTTATTTAAAAATTATTTTGTAACTTCGGTGGATATAGTTGAATTTAATCCAGTAAATGATAAAAATAACAAAACATTAGATTTTGTAAATGAATTAACAGAGTATGTAGTTAATCCAGATTATTAA
- a CDS encoding septal ring lytic transglycosylase RlpA family protein, which yields MRYFLVVVVLIFVTACTSTGTASWYGKGFAGKLTASGYVYDPNQLTCASNEYPFGTVLKVTNKENEKSVLVVVTDRGGFEKYGRKIDLSRVAFNKIASTGHGLIDVKVEKVSDKNTFKYKHGSPRFTSSEYKKYIKGI from the coding sequence ATGAGATATTTTCTAGTAGTAGTAGTTTTAATTTTTGTAACAGCTTGTACATCTACTGGAACAGCTAGCTGGTATGGAAAAGGTTTTGCTGGGAAATTAACAGCAAGTGGTTATGTTTATGATCCTAATCAGTTGACTTGTGCTTCTAATGAGTATCCTTTTGGAACTGTATTAAAAGTAACTAATAAAGAAAATGAAAAATCTGTACTTGTTGTAGTTACAGATAGAGGTGGATTTGAAAAATATGGGAGAAAGATAGATTTAAGTAGAGTTGCTTTTAATAAGATAGCTTCTACTGGTCATGGGCTTATTGATGTAAAGGTAGAAAAAGTAAGTGATAAAAATACTTTTAAATATAAGCATGGAAGTCCTAGATTTACCTCTTCAGAGTATAAAAAATATATCAAGGGAATTTAA